The following are from one region of the Geothermobacter hydrogeniphilus genome:
- a CDS encoding GIY-YIG nuclease family protein, translated as MCNDNVEHPVARFPAAPGTYLLQLFCPQPRTLAIGHLGELELVPGCYLYLGSVHGPGGLAARLSHHLHPVRRPHWHLDYLRQGAEIHQVWYSTDNHADECLWAAALARVRGCVPVPPASAPATAAVRAISSGAPHRQP; from the coding sequence ATGTGCAATGATAATGTCGAACACCCCGTAGCGCGATTTCCCGCCGCGCCCGGCACCTACCTGCTGCAGCTGTTCTGCCCGCAGCCCCGCACCCTGGCGATCGGTCACCTCGGGGAACTGGAACTGGTTCCCGGCTGCTATCTCTACCTCGGCAGCGTCCATGGCCCCGGCGGACTGGCAGCCCGACTCAGCCACCACCTGCACCCGGTGCGCAGGCCGCACTGGCACCTCGACTACCTGCGCCAGGGCGCCGAAATCCACCAGGTCTGGTACAGCACCGACAACCACGCCGACGAATGCCTCTGGGCCGCCGCCCTGGCCCGGGTCCGCGGCTGCGTTCCCGTCCCCCCGGCTTCGGCGCCAGCGACTGCCGCTGTCCGAGCCATCTCTTCCGGCGCCCCGCACCGCCAACCCTGA
- a CDS encoding MFS transporter: protein MAVLLIALTTRQPWFLAPVLPLGLLLARQIRRSPWPFIPRNLLRDRLYRRGLLVTFLGMGTVFGLLFTIPLLLRQVHDVSTTDIGLIIFPGALCGSLAGLLGGRLTDRWGAPPVALCGLMILSCGYLLLAALGGIGTLLILLLLILCYSGFALLQPALGKIVSLQLPIEQSGIGMGFYNLIYFLSGAFGTALVGGMLETLDRPPAWLGDPLMARYRGVMLLLALAAGAAALIFRLSFRGDGDVQ from the coding sequence GTGGCTGTCCTGCTGATCGCCCTGACCACCCGGCAACCGTGGTTTCTGGCCCCGGTCCTGCCGCTCGGCCTGCTCCTGGCGCGGCAGATAAGACGTTCGCCCTGGCCTTTCATCCCCCGCAATCTCCTGCGCGACCGCCTCTATCGCCGCGGACTGCTGGTCACCTTCCTGGGCATGGGCACCGTCTTCGGGCTGCTGTTCACCATCCCTCTGCTGCTGCGCCAGGTGCATGACGTCTCCACCACCGATATCGGTCTGATCATTTTTCCTGGAGCCCTCTGCGGTTCACTGGCCGGACTGCTCGGCGGACGGCTCACCGACCGCTGGGGCGCGCCGCCGGTCGCCCTGTGCGGGTTGATGATCCTCAGCTGCGGTTACCTGCTGCTGGCGGCCCTGGGAGGCATCGGTACGCTGCTGATTCTTCTGCTGCTGATCCTCTGCTACAGCGGCTTCGCCCTGCTGCAGCCGGCGCTGGGAAAAATCGTTTCCCTGCAGCTGCCGATTGAGCAGAGCGGCATCGGCATGGGCTTCTACAATCTGATCTATTTCCTCTCCGGAGCCTTCGGCACCGCCCTGGTTGGGGGCATGCTCGAAACCCTGGACCGGCCGCCGGCCTGGCTCGGCGATCCGCTCATGGCCCGCTACCGCGGCGTCATGCTGCTGCTCGCCCTGGCCGCAGGCGCGGCGGCGCTGATTTTCCGACTCAGCTTCAGGGGGGATGGAGATGTGCAATGA
- a CDS encoding REP-associated tyrosine transposase produces the protein MSRPLRIEFPGAVYHVTSRGNAKADIFREDDDRQLFLKVLTQVVKRFNWLCHAYCLMDNHYHLLIETPEGNLSAGMRQLNGVYTQTFNRKHGRVGHVFQGRFKSILIEKQSHLLELCRYVVLNPVRAGASEHPSHHPWNSYLATLGKQSCPSFLTTDWVLGNFFRSRGKARIAYRKFIEDGLATPFRSPWTQLRGQIVLGGDAFLQRIRDLLEDQDLVAEIPRHQRHIGRPALEALLPRNKSLSKQERNRLIREAHLAHGYRLAEIARASGLHYTTISKIVNVEN, from the coding sequence ATGTCCAGACCACTGCGCATTGAATTTCCCGGTGCCGTCTACCACGTCACATCCCGCGGCAACGCCAAGGCGGATATCTTTCGCGAAGACGACGATCGGCAGCTGTTTCTCAAGGTTCTGACCCAGGTGGTGAAACGTTTCAACTGGCTCTGCCACGCTTACTGCCTGATGGACAACCATTACCACCTGCTGATCGAAACGCCGGAAGGGAATCTCTCCGCCGGGATGCGGCAACTCAACGGTGTCTATACCCAGACCTTCAACAGGAAGCATGGTCGTGTCGGCCATGTCTTCCAGGGGCGCTTCAAGTCCATCCTGATCGAGAAGCAAAGTCATCTGCTCGAACTGTGTCGCTATGTTGTCCTCAACCCGGTCCGGGCGGGCGCTTCCGAGCACCCGTCGCATCATCCCTGGAACAGCTACCTGGCGACGCTTGGCAAGCAGTCTTGTCCGTCCTTCTTAACCACCGACTGGGTGCTTGGAAACTTTTTCCGGAGTCGGGGCAAGGCGCGGATCGCCTACCGAAAATTCATCGAAGATGGATTGGCGACGCCGTTTCGCTCACCCTGGACCCAGCTGCGTGGGCAGATTGTGCTGGGAGGGGACGCTTTTCTGCAAAGAATTCGCGATCTGCTGGAAGATCAGGATCTCGTCGCTGAAATCCCGCGACATCAGCGACACATCGGCCGTCCGGCACTGGAGGCTCTGCTGCCTCGGAACAAATCCCTTTCAAAACAGGAACGCAATCGCCTGATCCGCGAGGCCCACCTTGCGCATGGTTATCGACTGGCCGAGATTGCCCGGGCCAGCGGGTTGCATTACACCACCATCAGCAAGATCGTTAATGTCGAAAACTGA
- a CDS encoding GIY-YIG nuclease family protein: protein MRNDNVEHPVARFPATPGTYLLQLFCPQPRTLAIGHLGELELVPGCYLYLGSAHGPGGLAARLSHRLHPVRRPHWHLDYLRQGAEIHQVWYSTDNHADECLWAAALARIRGCIPIFGFGASDCRCPSHLFRRTAPPTLSSFRRRLRQLCPEHGRIICKK, encoded by the coding sequence ATGCGCAATGATAATGTCGAACACCCCGTAGCGCGATTTCCCGCCACACCCGGCACCTACCTGCTGCAGCTGTTCTGCCCGCAGCCCCGCACCCTGGCGATCGGTCACCTCGGGGAACTGGAACTGGTTCCCGGCTGCTATCTCTACCTCGGCAGCGCCCATGGCCCCGGCGGACTGGCAGCCCGACTCAGCCACCGCCTGCACCCGGTGCGCAGGCCGCACTGGCACCTCGACTACCTGCGCCAGGGCGCCGAAATCCACCAGGTCTGGTACAGTACCGACAACCACGCCGATGAATGCCTCTGGGCCGCCGCCCTGGCCCGGATCCGCGGCTGCATTCCCATCTTCGGCTTCGGCGCCAGCGACTGCCGCTGTCCGAGCCATCTCTTCCGGCGCACCGCACCGCCAACCCTGAGCAGCTTCCGCCGCCGGTTAAGGCAACTCTGTCCCGAGCACGGTCGGATCATCTGCAAAAAATAA
- a CDS encoding MFS transporter produces the protein MPSSASTTSRLKRLVPLLCWCVFCSVLNGTMFNIAVPDIARDFDLSAANVSWVITGYIVIFAIGSISYGKLADAYSVRRLLTIGLLLFNTGALLSLLAGSYPLLVAGRLVQAGGGAAIPALVMIIATRFAPVELRGRVLGAVSATVALAMGLGPLIGGLLAGAIHWRWLFILSFATLPAIPLLGLVLPREPRRPLRYDLAGACWLTLLVAVLLIALTTRQPWFLAPVLPLGLLLARQIRRSPWPFIPRNLLRDRLYRRGLLVTFLGMGTVFGLLFTIPLLLRQVHDVSTTDIGLIIFPGALCGSLAGLLGGRLTDRWGAPPVALCGLMILSCGYLLLAALGGIGTLLILLLLILCYSGFALLQPALGKIVSLQLPIEQSGIGMGFYNLIYFLSGAFGTALVGGMLETLDRPPAWLGDPLMARYRGVMLLLALAAGAAALIFRLSFRGDGDAQ, from the coding sequence ATGCCTTCATCCGCCTCGACAACCTCCCGCCTGAAGCGCCTGGTCCCCCTGCTCTGCTGGTGCGTCTTCTGCTCGGTCCTCAACGGCACCATGTTCAATATCGCGGTGCCCGACATCGCCCGCGACTTCGATCTTTCCGCTGCAAATGTCAGCTGGGTGATCACCGGCTACATCGTCATCTTCGCCATCGGTTCGATCAGCTACGGCAAACTCGCCGACGCCTATTCGGTGCGCCGCCTGCTGACCATCGGCCTGCTGCTGTTCAATACCGGCGCCCTGCTCAGCCTGCTGGCCGGCAGCTATCCGCTGCTGGTCGCCGGGCGCCTGGTCCAGGCCGGCGGCGGTGCCGCCATCCCGGCGCTGGTGATGATCATCGCCACCCGCTTCGCCCCGGTCGAGCTGCGCGGCCGGGTGCTGGGCGCGGTCAGCGCCACGGTTGCCCTGGCGATGGGACTCGGACCCCTGATCGGCGGGCTGCTGGCCGGAGCCATTCACTGGCGCTGGCTGTTCATCCTCTCCTTCGCCACCCTGCCGGCGATCCCGCTGCTCGGCCTGGTCCTGCCCCGCGAACCACGTCGACCGCTGCGCTACGACCTTGCCGGGGCCTGCTGGCTGACCCTGCTGGTGGCTGTCCTGCTGATCGCCCTGACCACCCGGCAACCGTGGTTTCTGGCCCCGGTCCTGCCGCTCGGCCTGCTCCTGGCGCGGCAGATAAGACGTTCGCCCTGGCCTTTCATCCCCCGCAATCTCCTGCGCGACCGCCTCTATCGCCGCGGACTGCTGGTCACCTTCCTGGGCATGGGCACCGTCTTCGGGCTGCTGTTCACCATCCCTCTGCTGCTGCGCCAGGTGCATGACGTCTCCACCACCGATATCGGTCTGATCATTTTTCCCGGGGCCCTCTGCGGTTCACTGGCCGGACTGCTCGGCGGACGGCTCACCGACCGCTGGGGCGCGCCGCCGGTCGCCCTGTGCGGGTTGATGATCCTCAGCTGCGGTTACCTGCTGCTGGCGGCCCTGGGAGGCATCGGTACGCTGCTGATTCTTCTGCTGCTGATCCTCTGCTACAGCGGCTTCGCCCTGCTGCAGCCGGCGTTGGGGAAAATCGTCTCCCTGCAGCTGCCGATTGAGCAGAGCGGCATCGGCATGGGCTTCTACAATCTGATCTATTTCCTCTCCGGAGCCTTCGGCACCGCCCTGGTTGGGGGCATGCTCGAAACCCTGGACCGGCCGCCGGCCTGGCTCGGCGATCCGCTCATGGCCCGCTACCGCGGCGTCATGCTGCTGCTCGCCCTGGCCGCAGGCGCGGCGGCGCTGATTTTCCGACTCAGCTTCAGGGGGGATGGAGATGCGCAATGA
- a CDS encoding TetR/AcrR family transcriptional regulator produces MSQPDTKVKILDAAEKLFAADGFHATSLRAITSNAGVNLAAVNYHFGSKEELLEAVIERRLTPLNRRRAEMLDAELAAAAAEGRRPDPRQVLRALVEPTIELREQGEGPEHFITLVGRILADPRGVGRDIFLRRMEPFILRLFETMHQALPHLSMSTLSWRMHFAVGSLSHVMRCHDRCQDLPPGLLPGMKTVRLADLLLDYTLAGMEAPE; encoded by the coding sequence ATGAGTCAACCCGATACCAAGGTGAAAATTCTCGATGCGGCGGAAAAACTTTTTGCCGCGGATGGCTTTCACGCGACCTCGCTGCGTGCCATCACCAGTAACGCCGGGGTCAATCTGGCGGCGGTCAACTACCATTTCGGTTCCAAGGAGGAACTGCTGGAAGCGGTCATTGAGCGCCGCCTGACGCCGCTAAACCGTCGCCGGGCAGAGATGCTCGATGCGGAATTGGCCGCGGCGGCGGCAGAGGGTCGGCGTCCTGATCCGCGCCAGGTGCTGCGCGCCCTGGTTGAACCGACCATCGAACTGCGCGAGCAGGGGGAAGGCCCCGAACATTTCATCACCCTGGTCGGCCGCATCCTTGCCGATCCGCGGGGGGTCGGTCGCGATATCTTCCTGCGCCGCATGGAACCGTTCATCCTGCGTCTCTTCGAAACCATGCATCAGGCCCTGCCGCACCTGTCCATGTCCACTCTTTCCTGGCGGATGCATTTCGCTGTCGGTTCGCTGAGTCACGTGATGCGCTGTCATGATCGCTGCCAGGACCTCCCCCCCGGTCTCCTCCCGGGAATGAAGACAGTCCGGCTGGCTGACCTCCTGCTTGACTATACCCTGGCCGGGATGGAGGCGCCGGAATGA
- a CDS encoding efflux transporter outer membrane subunit produces MRIFLPLFAGVLLLSGCSLYQPTAVSPPPDLPRTYLAATPETEAGRPPDRWWLAFGDEDLNRLMTRLFEQNLQLEEGFARVEQARAALTVAGSTLWPSLGLGGQGSHELVPGFIQDARVFNYRFSVQSGYELDLWGKLRSRKQAAAELLQSGENQLRSLYISLSAQLADLYFLAVEQRAQLALTDQTIVSYRETLQRVEDRYQRGLVPAVDVYQARQTLAAAESSRPRFAKALATAEHGIATLLGSYPAGGAAGTLDQLPSFADQFPTGLPASLLQRRPDVAARFHQLRSADDEVAAAIADRLPTLNLAANYGYLQTDFGIGAITGNFWQLIAQPAVTLLDGGRRRAEVERNRAVVRERLAGYRQAVLDAYREVEDSLVANQTDEQRLATLQRTVDATSASLRLALQNYLYGLTDYLPVLTAQRNDFQARSELLAARRQLISDRISLARALGGTWMEKEISQRFAGHKESASHE; encoded by the coding sequence ATGAGAATTTTCCTGCCGTTGTTTGCAGGTGTTCTGCTGTTGTCCGGCTGCAGCCTGTATCAGCCGACCGCCGTTTCACCTCCCCCCGATCTTCCCCGGACGTACCTGGCGGCAACGCCGGAGACTGAGGCCGGACGTCCGCCGGATCGCTGGTGGCTGGCGTTCGGTGATGAAGATCTGAACCGGCTCATGACCCGGCTGTTTGAGCAGAATCTCCAGCTGGAGGAGGGATTTGCCCGCGTAGAGCAGGCCCGGGCGGCCTTGACGGTTGCCGGCAGCACGCTCTGGCCGAGCCTGGGACTGGGCGGCCAGGGGAGCCATGAGCTGGTTCCCGGTTTTATCCAGGACGCGCGCGTCTTCAATTACCGGTTTTCGGTCCAGAGCGGCTACGAGCTTGATTTGTGGGGTAAGTTGAGGAGCCGCAAGCAGGCTGCGGCCGAGTTGCTGCAGTCCGGCGAAAATCAGTTGCGAAGTCTTTATATAAGTCTCAGCGCGCAACTGGCCGATCTGTATTTTCTGGCCGTTGAACAGCGGGCCCAGCTGGCCCTGACAGACCAGACCATTGTTTCCTACCGGGAAACGCTGCAGCGCGTCGAAGACCGTTATCAACGCGGTCTGGTGCCGGCGGTTGATGTCTACCAGGCACGACAGACACTGGCGGCAGCCGAGTCCAGCCGCCCCCGGTTTGCCAAGGCGCTGGCGACGGCCGAGCACGGCATCGCGACCCTGCTGGGGTCTTATCCCGCGGGTGGTGCGGCCGGTACCCTGGATCAACTTCCCTCCTTTGCGGATCAATTTCCGACCGGTCTGCCGGCCAGTCTTCTTCAACGTCGTCCCGATGTCGCGGCACGTTTCCATCAATTACGTTCGGCTGATGATGAGGTTGCCGCCGCCATCGCCGATCGCCTGCCGACTTTAAACCTGGCGGCGAATTACGGTTATCTGCAGACCGATTTCGGTATCGGTGCGATTACCGGGAATTTCTGGCAGTTGATTGCTCAGCCGGCCGTGACGCTCCTTGACGGCGGCCGCCGTCGGGCCGAGGTCGAGCGTAATCGCGCCGTGGTGCGGGAACGGTTGGCGGGCTATCGGCAGGCGGTGCTGGATGCCTACCGCGAGGTTGAGGATTCCCTGGTGGCCAATCAGACCGACGAACAACGGCTTGCAACTCTGCAGCGCACTGTTGATGCCACCTCGGCAAGCTTGCGACTCGCCCTGCAGAACTACCTGTACGGATTGACCGATTACCTGCCGGTACTGACGGCCCAGCGGAATGATTTTCAGGCCCGCAGTGAATTGCTTGCCGCCCGGCGGCAGTTGATCAGTGATCGCATCAGCCTTGCGAGGGCTCTTGGAGGGACGTGGATGGAGAAAGAAATCAGTCAGAGATTTGCCGGTCACAAGGAGTCTGCGAGTCATGAGTAA
- a CDS encoding efflux RND transporter periplasmic adaptor subunit, translating into MSNKGLMMKIGLPLLILAIGIGGMTVMVKKRKVPVKKVTPFRGVLVETARVTRGDYRLRIEATGTVQARRQTDIVPQVSGKVVSVAPNLVTGGFFRQGEELFAIEAIDFELAVERARANLSRSELDLQTVKARADIGREEWQRLHPDEEPNPLVVYAPQLKSAEAALLAARAALRQAELDLQRTRVTAPYNCLVRSENVDLGQYVRSGTRVATLVGTDEAEIIVPLPLGDLHWLQVPRSPGEQGSPAIVSLRSDGQSWQWSGHIVRSLGEVDPRGRMARLAVSVADPYGRNPQVDNQPELALGSFVSVQLQGATLSGVVEVPRRAMHEGDRVWIMEDRKLRIVPVKVARREKNTVLISSGLQGGEQVVLTPISGAADGLLLRTAEN; encoded by the coding sequence ATGAGTAACAAGGGCCTGATGATGAAAATCGGATTGCCTCTGCTGATCCTGGCGATCGGCATCGGCGGGATGACGGTGATGGTCAAGAAACGCAAGGTTCCGGTGAAAAAGGTCACCCCGTTTCGTGGTGTACTGGTTGAAACGGCCCGCGTCACGCGCGGCGATTACCGTTTGCGGATCGAGGCGACCGGCACGGTGCAGGCACGGCGACAGACCGATATCGTCCCCCAGGTCAGCGGCAAGGTGGTCAGTGTCGCTCCGAACCTGGTGACGGGGGGCTTTTTCCGGCAGGGTGAAGAGTTGTTCGCCATCGAGGCGATCGACTTCGAACTGGCGGTCGAACGGGCTCGGGCCAACCTGAGCCGCAGCGAACTGGATCTGCAGACGGTCAAGGCCCGGGCCGATATCGGTCGCGAGGAATGGCAGCGGCTGCATCCCGACGAGGAACCGAATCCGCTGGTGGTTTACGCACCGCAGTTGAAAAGTGCCGAGGCTGCCCTGCTTGCCGCCCGCGCCGCCCTGCGTCAGGCGGAACTCGATCTGCAGCGTACCCGGGTGACGGCGCCGTACAATTGTCTGGTTCGCAGTGAGAATGTCGACCTGGGGCAATATGTCCGTTCCGGCACCAGGGTTGCGACCCTGGTCGGCACCGATGAGGCGGAGATCATTGTGCCGCTGCCGCTCGGGGACCTGCACTGGCTGCAGGTGCCGCGATCGCCCGGTGAGCAGGGCTCGCCGGCGATCGTGTCCCTGCGCAGTGACGGACAGAGCTGGCAGTGGTCGGGGCATATCGTCCGTTCCCTCGGGGAGGTTGACCCGCGCGGTCGCATGGCGCGTCTGGCGGTCAGTGTCGCCGATCCCTATGGTCGCAATCCACAGGTTGATAATCAGCCCGAGCTGGCGCTCGGCAGTTTCGTCAGCGTGCAGCTGCAGGGGGCAACTCTGTCCGGCGTGGTCGAAGTGCCGCGCCGGGCGATGCACGAGGGCGACAGGGTCTGGATCATGGAAGACCGCAAGTTGCGCATCGTGCCGGTCAAGGTGGCGCGACGGGAAAAAAATACGGTGCTGATCAGCTCGGGGCTGCAGGGCGGTGAGCAGGTGGTCCTGACACCGATTTCGGGTGCCGCCGACGGACTGTTGCTGCGCACGGCGGAGAACTGA
- a CDS encoding efflux RND transporter permease subunit, protein MNAAIRWMARNHVAANLLMMVFVVGGIILGFTVKQEVFPEVSLDMVQVTVAYPGAGPEEVEEGVILKIEENLTGVDGIKQVKARAAEGFGTVTAEIYPDADANQVLADIKSEVDRITTFPADAEEPVISKLLNRHEVISVVVYGDLSERSLREQAERVRDDLLEFPQITQVDLSGVRPYQISVEVPERNLRRYGLTLDQIAARIRSASLDLPGGTVKTAGGDILIRTKERRYYGPGYRDIVILNQPDGTEVRLGDIATVRDGFAETDLSARFDGKPAAMVKVSRVGNQKPTEISKIVLDYIKQRRLELPDSVHIAEWNDTSEMFQSRRDLLQRNAKIGLVLVFIILGLFLELRLALWVMLGIPISFCGALFFMPAVDVSINMITMFAFIMALGIVVDDAIVVGENVYDQRQLGKPYPQAAEEGTIQVGRAVIFSVLTTVAAFSPLLFTGGMIGKFIGVIPKIVIIILLVSLVESLFVLPAHLSLGKRRPLDTGLLGRIDRVRRWFGGQLDRFIAGPYRRTLDFCLRYRYATLAFGLALLLLAVGTVRGGLLKFHFMPEVDGDLVTVDLELPPGTPIDATDRVVQRIMAAGQQTVAEFNAERTDGRSVLRHIYAVVGGRISGTQGPGGDDTTTASNIANIAMLLTQSEKRGVAAADIGDRWRELTGEVPGAETLSFSSNLVRLGANIDIQIAHEDFAVLDQVAEKIKSALADYPGVGDIADNYALGKRELKVRLTPEARTLGVTEQDLGRQLRNAFYGVEALRLQRGRNEVKVLVRYPESERKHLWNLEQLRIRTPGGGEIPLLRAAEIIPGRGYSQINRTDRKRVINVTARVDSKRGNADEILRDLKRGLLAQLSNDYPGLSFDMEGEQKEQAESLDSMKRGFALAMFAIFALLAIPLRSYSQPLLIMAAIPFGIVGALFGHLLMGFNLSILSMFGIVALSGVVVNDSLLLIDYANTLRRGGEDLQLTLLQAGQRRFRPILLTSLTTFCGLMPMILETSVQAQFLIPMAISLGFGIMFATFITLLLIPSFYMILEDVRGLFGLSRSHGDHRVGGEGEC, encoded by the coding sequence ATGAATGCTGCGATCCGCTGGATGGCCCGTAACCACGTGGCCGCCAATCTGCTGATGATGGTCTTCGTCGTCGGCGGCATCATCCTCGGCTTCACCGTCAAACAGGAAGTCTTTCCCGAAGTCTCCCTTGATATGGTCCAGGTTACGGTCGCCTATCCCGGTGCCGGTCCGGAAGAGGTCGAGGAAGGGGTGATTCTCAAGATCGAGGAGAACCTGACCGGGGTTGACGGCATCAAGCAGGTCAAGGCCCGGGCCGCCGAAGGGTTCGGCACGGTGACCGCGGAGATCTACCCGGATGCCGACGCCAACCAGGTGCTGGCCGACATCAAGAGCGAGGTCGACCGGATCACCACCTTCCCGGCGGATGCCGAAGAGCCGGTGATCAGCAAGCTGCTCAATCGCCACGAGGTGATTTCGGTGGTGGTCTACGGCGACCTCTCCGAGCGCAGTCTGCGGGAGCAGGCCGAACGGGTGCGGGATGATCTGCTGGAATTCCCGCAAATCACCCAGGTTGATCTCAGCGGGGTGCGGCCCTACCAGATTTCGGTGGAGGTTCCGGAACGGAACCTGCGCCGCTACGGCCTGACGCTTGACCAGATTGCCGCCCGTATTCGTTCCGCCTCACTTGACCTGCCGGGGGGGACAGTGAAGACCGCCGGCGGGGATATCCTGATCCGCACCAAGGAGCGGCGCTACTACGGGCCGGGGTATCGCGACATCGTTATTCTCAACCAGCCGGATGGAACCGAGGTGCGGCTCGGTGATATCGCCACGGTCAGGGATGGTTTTGCCGAAACCGATCTCTCGGCCCGCTTCGACGGCAAGCCGGCGGCGATGGTCAAGGTCAGTCGGGTCGGCAACCAGAAGCCGACCGAGATCTCAAAGATCGTCCTTGACTATATCAAGCAGCGGCGCCTGGAACTGCCCGATTCGGTCCATATCGCCGAATGGAACGATACCTCGGAAATGTTCCAGAGCCGTCGCGATCTGCTGCAGCGCAACGCGAAGATAGGCCTGGTGCTGGTGTTCATCATCCTCGGTCTGTTTCTTGAGCTGCGGCTCGCCCTGTGGGTGATGCTGGGGATCCCGATCTCATTCTGCGGGGCGCTCTTTTTCATGCCGGCGGTCGATGTTTCGATCAACATGATTACCATGTTCGCGTTCATCATGGCCCTGGGGATTGTGGTCGATGACGCCATCGTCGTCGGCGAAAATGTCTATGACCAACGGCAACTGGGCAAACCCTACCCCCAGGCGGCGGAGGAGGGGACGATTCAGGTCGGCCGGGCGGTGATTTTTTCGGTGCTGACCACGGTGGCCGCTTTTTCCCCCCTGCTCTTCACCGGTGGCATGATCGGCAAGTTCATCGGCGTCATTCCGAAGATCGTCATCATTATTCTGCTGGTCTCGCTGGTGGAAAGCCTGTTCGTGCTGCCGGCCCATCTTTCACTGGGGAAACGGCGGCCCCTCGATACGGGCCTGCTCGGCCGCATTGACCGGGTACGTCGCTGGTTCGGTGGACAGCTCGATCGTTTCATTGCCGGTCCCTATCGGCGCACCCTCGATTTCTGCCTGCGCTATCGTTATGCCACGCTGGCCTTCGGCCTGGCGCTGCTGCTGCTGGCGGTCGGTACGGTGCGCGGCGGGCTGTTGAAATTCCATTTCATGCCCGAAGTCGACGGCGACCTGGTGACGGTCGACCTGGAGCTGCCGCCGGGAACGCCGATTGACGCAACTGACCGCGTGGTGCAGCGCATCATGGCCGCCGGGCAGCAGACCGTGGCCGAATTCAATGCCGAGCGCACGGATGGCCGCAGCGTGCTGCGTCACATTTACGCGGTGGTCGGCGGCAGGATTTCCGGGACCCAGGGGCCGGGCGGCGATGACACCACCACCGCCAGCAATATCGCCAATATCGCCATGCTGCTGACCCAGAGCGAGAAGCGCGGCGTGGCGGCGGCTGATATCGGTGACCGCTGGCGGGAATTGACCGGCGAGGTGCCGGGGGCGGAAACCTTGAGCTTTTCCTCCAACCTGGTGCGCCTCGGGGCGAATATCGATATCCAGATCGCCCACGAGGATTTTGCCGTCCTCGATCAGGTGGCCGAAAAGATCAAGTCCGCCCTCGCCGACTATCCGGGCGTGGGAGATATTGCCGACAATTACGCTCTCGGCAAGCGGGAACTGAAAGTACGGCTGACGCCCGAGGCGCGGACTCTCGGGGTGACTGAGCAGGACCTCGGCCGCCAGTTGCGCAACGCGTTTTACGGGGTCGAGGCGCTGCGTCTGCAGCGCGGCCGCAACGAGGTCAAGGTGCTGGTGCGCTATCCCGAGTCGGAACGGAAGCATCTGTGGAATCTTGAACAGCTGCGGATTCGGACACCCGGCGGGGGCGAAATCCCGTTGTTGCGGGCCGCCGAGATCATCCCCGGCCGCGGCTACTCGCAGATCAATCGCACCGACCGCAAGCGGGTCATCAACGTCACCGCCCGGGTTGACAGCAAACGGGGCAATGCCGATGAAATCCTGCGGGATCTGAAACGCGGGCTGCTGGCTCAGTTGAGTAACGATTATCCGGGACTCAGTTTCGATATGGAGGGCGAGCAGAAGGAGCAGGCCGAATCTCTCGACAGCATGAAGCGCGGTTTCGCTCTCGCCATGTTCGCCATTTTTGCCCTGTTGGCCATTCCGCTGCGCAGCTACAGTCAGCCGCTGCTGATCATGGCGGCGATCCCGTTCGGCATCGTCGGCGCCCTGTTCGGGCACCTGCTGATGGGCTTCAATCTCTCGATTCTCTCCATGTTCGGTATCGTCGCCCTGTCCGGGGTGGTGGTCAATGATTCGCTGCTGCTGATCGATTATGCCAACACCCTCCGCCGCGGCGGCGAGGATCTGCAGCTGACCCTGCTGCAGGCCGGGCAGCGGCGTTTCCGGCCGATTCTGCTGACCTCGCTGACCACGTTCTGCGGTCTGATGCCGATGATCCTCGAAACCAGCGTACAGGCCCAGTTCCTGATTCCGATGGCGATCAGCCTCGGTTTCGGCATCATGTTCGCCACCTTTATCACCCTGCTGCTGATCCCCAGTTTCTACATGATTCTTGAAGATGTGCGCGGGCTGTTCGGTTTAAGCCGCAGCCATGGTGACCACCGGGTCGGCGGTGAGGGAGAATGTTGA